In Blastopirellula sp. J2-11, a single genomic region encodes these proteins:
- a CDS encoding DUF2306 domain-containing protein — MEQTNAFNLRSQLPRLAVAATTLLLAKVLIAIVWEYRRYFPADFSANFLLGREDSFVGWYRITFYIHIIAGPLSLLLGSFLMFSGPRWRQHQLHRWAGRLQMLVLFAALLPSGLVMATEALAGPIAGWGFATLALATGVTAAAAVYYAVQRKLTLHRQWATRTYLLLISPLLFRIANGLLIVIQQDTDQAYRVNAWLSWLILLAAFEVWRYCHATASHPETNSLFPETFS; from the coding sequence GTGGAACAGACAAACGCTTTCAATCTTCGCAGCCAACTACCAAGGCTCGCCGTTGCGGCGACCACCCTGCTGCTGGCGAAAGTATTGATCGCGATCGTCTGGGAATATCGCCGCTACTTTCCCGCTGACTTCAGCGCCAACTTTTTGCTCGGCCGTGAAGATTCGTTCGTCGGTTGGTATCGCATCACGTTTTATATCCACATCATCGCCGGCCCGCTGTCGCTGCTGCTTGGTTCGTTCTTGATGTTCAGCGGACCACGCTGGCGTCAGCATCAACTCCATCGCTGGGCAGGCCGATTGCAGATGCTCGTCCTCTTCGCTGCGCTCCTGCCCAGCGGCCTGGTGATGGCGACCGAAGCGCTGGCCGGGCCGATCGCTGGTTGGGGTTTCGCCACGTTAGCGCTGGCGACCGGAGTAACAGCCGCCGCCGCGGTTTACTATGCGGTGCAGCGAAAGCTGACGCTCCACCGGCAATGGGCGACTCGTACCTATCTGTTACTAATTTCGCCGCTGCTGTTTCGTATCGCGAACGGTCTGCTGATCGTCATCCAGCAAGACACCGATCAGGCGTATCGCGTGAACGCCTGGCTCAGCTGGTTGATTCTGCTGGCCGCCTTCGAAGTCTGGCGCTATTGTCATGCGACTGCTTCCCATCCCGAAACGAACTCCCTCTTCCCCGAGACATTCTCATGA
- a CDS encoding RND transporter, which translates to MKSMFGFSSLAVALLAVAALSFAGCGASETAMGEHDAEHHDHEHGDEHDHVHGEWWCIEHGVPEEVCAQCDSKLIPEFKEKGDWCEDHNCPASQCFVCSPEFFDKFAARYKAKYGEDPPKPETLESETDS; encoded by the coding sequence ATGAAGTCGATGTTTGGTTTTTCAAGCTTGGCCGTCGCCCTGCTGGCGGTTGCTGCGTTATCGTTTGCCGGTTGCGGTGCTAGTGAGACCGCGATGGGCGAACATGATGCGGAGCACCATGACCACGAGCATGGTGATGAACACGACCATGTTCACGGCGAATGGTGGTGCATTGAACATGGCGTTCCAGAAGAAGTTTGTGCGCAGTGCGATAGCAAGCTGATTCCTGAGTTCAAAGAAAAAGGGGATTGGTGCGAAGATCACAACTGCCCCGCGTCGCAATGCTTCGTTTGCTCGCCCGAATTTTTCGATAAGTTCGCCGCTCGTTACAAAGCCAAGTACGGCGAAGATCCCCCCAAGCCGGAAACCCTGGAGTCGGAAACCGACTCGTAA
- a CDS encoding DUF1559 domain-containing protein: MNIGRHRGFTLLELLVVIGIICLLIALLLPATRRAGGAARRATCANNLKQLGLALHNYHDTYGHFPAAAGGTDSADDPLQGNANRLSGMVALLPFIEQNALYDQITAPLNVGETLYPAMGPAPWIADYPPWKIELNALECPSAIRDSVEFGQTNYAFCIGDLARDINQPAVSRGVFAGRRTTRLKEITDGISNTIMLGEIGTPHDRLVIGQFATEQSLGILETPRFCFKTVSSWDPKYYDNTVPLSTLGRGGRWADGSPGDSLINTILPPNSPSCAVGGRDAADGLYTVSSYHSGGVQVLLADAAVRFIAETIDAGDLTQPTLTPQQMTEPGVASPYGVWGALGTIDGGETIGDY, translated from the coding sequence ATGAACATCGGTCGACATCGTGGATTTACGCTGCTCGAACTGTTGGTCGTGATCGGCATTATTTGCCTGCTGATTGCGTTGTTGTTGCCGGCGACTCGTAGAGCCGGCGGCGCCGCACGGAGAGCAACTTGCGCCAACAACCTCAAGCAACTCGGTTTGGCGCTGCACAACTATCATGACACCTATGGCCATTTTCCGGCAGCGGCCGGCGGAACCGATTCGGCCGATGACCCGCTGCAAGGCAACGCCAATCGGCTGAGCGGCATGGTCGCTCTCCTGCCGTTTATCGAGCAGAATGCGCTGTACGATCAGATCACGGCGCCGCTGAATGTGGGAGAGACGCTTTATCCAGCGATGGGTCCGGCTCCGTGGATCGCCGACTATCCTCCCTGGAAAATAGAGCTGAACGCATTGGAGTGTCCCAGCGCAATACGCGACTCGGTCGAGTTCGGGCAGACCAACTATGCATTTTGCATCGGGGACTTGGCGCGCGACATCAACCAGCCGGCCGTATCGCGAGGCGTGTTCGCCGGTCGCCGGACCACGCGTTTGAAAGAGATCACCGACGGAATAAGTAACACAATCATGCTGGGGGAAATCGGCACGCCACACGATCGCCTGGTGATCGGTCAATTCGCCACTGAGCAGTCTCTGGGCATTTTGGAAACACCTCGCTTTTGCTTCAAAACGGTCTCGAGTTGGGACCCGAAGTACTACGACAATACGGTTCCACTAAGCACGTTGGGCCGCGGAGGACGCTGGGCCGACGGTTCGCCTGGCGATAGTTTGATCAACACGATTCTGCCCCCGAACAGCCCGAGTTGTGCCGTTGGCGGAAGGGACGCCGCTGACGGTCTTTATACGGTCAGCAGCTATCATTCTGGCGGCGTTCAGGTTTTACTGGCCGACGCTGCAGTTCGCTTCATTGCGGAGACAATCGACGCCGGCGATCTGACTCAACCGACGCTCACGCCGCAGCAAATGACCGAACCAGGAGTTGCGAGTCCTTATGGCGTATGGGGCGCATTGGGGACAATCGATGGCGGCGAAACGATCGGCGATTATTGA
- a CDS encoding four helix bundle protein has product MNDESRMPNDESSSSKRAFDLEERTARFGEAVVRFLRALPENSVTRPLIQQAVRSATSIGANYCEADDAGTKKEFKYRISVCKRETRETKHWHRMLATAIPEQKDECRELWQDAKELHLIFAAIFRKS; this is encoded by the coding sequence ATGAATGACGAAAGTCGAATGCCGAATGACGAGAGTTCTTCATCCAAGCGTGCATTTGACTTGGAAGAACGGACGGCTCGATTTGGAGAAGCGGTAGTTCGTTTTCTCCGAGCCTTACCCGAGAATTCGGTAACTCGACCGCTTATTCAACAGGCAGTACGGTCAGCAACGAGCATCGGCGCCAACTATTGCGAGGCGGATGACGCAGGAACCAAAAAAGAGTTCAAATATCGTATTAGCGTATGCAAACGCGAGACACGGGAAACGAAGCATTGGCACCGCATGCTGGCTACGGCGATTCCTGAACAAAAAGACGAATGCCGCGAACTGTGGCAGGATGCGAAAGAACTACACCTAATATTCGCCGCAATCTTCCGCAAGAGTTAA
- a CDS encoding thioredoxin family protein — MCSQSRSNIGPRSCSRRTSPSAAGHRRKFCPGSAGVSRTGCRADGKPLLQRLEQQYAGQVRFCEVDVESNLFLSQKYDISQYPTLVVFRAGEEQDRLVGTSQLATLARRLDEVLNRLK, encoded by the coding sequence ATGTGTTCGCAGTCCCGATCCAACATCGGGCCTAGATCCTGTTCAAGAAGAACATCTCCATCTGCGGCTGGTCACCGACGAAAGTTTTGTCCGGGAAGTGCTGGAGTATCCCGAACCGGTTGTCGTGCTGATGGGAAGCCGCTGCTGCAGCGTTTGGAACAGCAGTACGCCGGACAGGTTCGCTTTTGCGAGGTCGACGTCGAGAGCAATTTGTTCCTCTCTCAGAAATACGACATCTCGCAATATCCAACGCTGGTCGTCTTCCGCGCAGGGGAAGAACAAGACCGGCTGGTCGGGACATCTCAACTTGCGACTTTGGCAAGACGTCTGGACGAAGTCTTAAACCGCTTGAAATAG
- a CDS encoding DUF1643 domain-containing protein: protein MKPFLPAADLKTTYDIFGHFYTVALASQETASCRSVLEIIDKSCTPADVDKISDRQPDAVFIMMNPGSSQPLVEVNNYIAADQIGELSISLVPTKPDTTQYQVMRVMRYCDWRHVRVLNLSDLRSPKSPEFIKTFTRLEAEANYDAHSIFSPARTKELTKKLPRSRQTPLVYAWGLSEKLSPLIERCLRTIPRKQTFTGLLAEGTVDKYRHPLPTLQKDKLIWLDNMVRQCEA from the coding sequence ATGAAACCGTTTCTGCCGGCCGCGGATTTGAAGACAACGTACGATATCTTCGGCCATTTCTACACGGTGGCGCTCGCGTCGCAAGAAACCGCGTCGTGCCGCAGCGTGCTGGAAATCATCGACAAGAGCTGCACGCCTGCGGACGTCGATAAGATTTCCGACCGCCAGCCCGATGCAGTCTTCATCATGATGAACCCTGGTTCGTCGCAACCGCTGGTCGAAGTCAACAATTACATCGCGGCCGATCAGATCGGTGAGCTCTCGATTTCGCTCGTCCCCACCAAGCCCGATACGACGCAGTACCAAGTGATGCGGGTAATGCGCTATTGCGATTGGCGACACGTCCGCGTGTTGAACCTCTCGGATCTGCGCAGCCCGAAAAGCCCCGAATTCATCAAGACGTTTACACGGTTGGAAGCGGAAGCGAACTACGACGCTCACTCGATCTTCTCACCGGCGCGAACCAAAGAGTTAACCAAAAAACTTCCTCGCAGTCGCCAAACGCCGCTGGTCTATGCATGGGGATTGAGCGAGAAACTAAGCCCGCTGATCGAGCGCTGCCTGCGGACGATCCCTCGCAAGCAGACGTTCACCGGGCTGTTGGCCGAAGGAACCGTCGACAAATATCGTCATCCGCTGCCGACGCTGCAAAAAGACAAGCTGATCTGGCTTGATAACATGGTTCGCCAGTGCGAAGCTTAG
- a CDS encoding efflux RND transporter permease subunit: MLNALIDFSLRNRALVILATIVFAIAGVFALQQLDIDAFPDTTPVQVQINTTAPALSSEEVEKQITFPVEQSISGLPGLTVMRSISKFGLSQVVVTFEDGIDIYFARQLINERVGSVQLPAGIERPQMGPVSTGLGEVFHYVLTYEGVDFSQVSDADRIARLTELRTLHDWVVKPQLRSVPGVAEVNSWGGYEKQYQIRLDPDQVIKHGLTFEEVSDAVRANNENVGGGAITDGSEMLLVHGVGRTVSVDQIQNIVIKAKDGAPIRIRDVAEVKIGHEIRRGTVTADGQGEAVLGLGFMLMGENSHQVTWALKDKLEQVRSTLPAGVTINTVYDRTELVDHVIHTVQKNLFEGGLLVVAVLFIFLGNLRAGFIVALAIPLSMLFAFSGMLQFGIAASLLSLGAIDFGLVVDSSVVMIENCVRHLSHDTQGRSRLEIIRDAAVEVRKPTMYGELIIMIVYLPILTLEGVEGKLFRPMAMTVIMALAGSMMLSLTLMPVLASFLLPRNLTETEPLLIRWLKRLYVPILRYTMHNKFVVIGAALCIFVAVFGLIAPNLGSEFVPRLSEGAITLNVVRLAGTDLEESIRYNTRMEKVLLEKFPHEIAHAWSRVGTAEVATDPMGTELTDLFITLRPREQWKRAESQEELTVLIQEELRDLPGPRLAMSQPIEMRMNEMISGVRSDVAAILYGDDLDVMASKAAEIEQVLKTIDGAADVKVEQVTGQPVLQIKIKQDQIARYGVPASNIMNLVRSLGSHHVGEVYEGQLRFPLIIRLPERVRADPAAIADILVATSSGQRIPLSRLASIERVEEPNTIKREWYQRRITIESNVRGRDMGSFVAAARQAVVDQVALPPGRYRVEWGGQFENLQRAQKRLMIVVPIALLMIFALLYMTYRNWIDSLRVFTGVPFAWIGGVVALWIRDMPFSISAAVGFIALSGVAVLDDMLLVSTIRQLRRRGRNLDEAVEEAAMTRLRPILMTTLVASLGFVPMAFSTGMGAEVQRPLATVVIGGVCSAMVMSLLVLRVLYVVFNLPAEQSSSGGDDDDEGEFESEEQPIQPDSGQKPEVVSV, translated from the coding sequence ATGCTTAACGCGTTAATTGACTTTTCACTGCGCAACCGCGCGCTGGTGATTCTGGCGACCATCGTATTTGCGATCGCCGGCGTCTTTGCGCTCCAGCAGCTTGACATCGACGCTTTTCCGGACACGACGCCGGTTCAGGTGCAAATCAACACGACGGCGCCTGCTCTCTCTTCGGAAGAAGTCGAAAAGCAGATCACGTTTCCCGTCGAACAGAGCATTAGCGGTCTGCCTGGGCTGACGGTGATGCGATCAATCTCGAAGTTTGGTCTCTCTCAGGTCGTCGTGACCTTTGAGGACGGTATCGATATCTACTTTGCCCGGCAGCTGATCAACGAGCGGGTCGGCTCGGTGCAATTGCCGGCCGGCATCGAGCGTCCCCAGATGGGACCGGTCTCCACCGGTCTAGGAGAAGTCTTTCACTATGTGTTGACCTACGAAGGGGTCGACTTCTCGCAGGTCAGTGATGCGGATCGCATCGCTCGTTTGACCGAGTTGCGGACGCTGCACGACTGGGTGGTGAAACCACAGTTGCGATCGGTCCCCGGCGTAGCCGAGGTCAACAGTTGGGGAGGCTATGAGAAGCAGTACCAGATCCGGCTCGATCCCGATCAAGTGATCAAACATGGCTTGACCTTTGAAGAAGTAAGCGACGCCGTTCGCGCCAACAACGAAAATGTGGGAGGGGGCGCAATCACCGACGGCAGTGAAATGCTGCTGGTTCACGGCGTCGGCCGCACCGTGAGCGTCGATCAAATCCAAAACATCGTCATCAAGGCCAAAGATGGCGCTCCCATTCGCATTCGTGATGTCGCTGAAGTCAAAATCGGCCATGAAATACGTCGCGGCACGGTAACGGCGGATGGTCAAGGAGAGGCAGTGCTCGGGCTCGGCTTCATGCTGATGGGGGAGAACAGTCACCAGGTGACCTGGGCGCTGAAGGACAAACTAGAACAAGTACGAAGCACGTTGCCGGCAGGCGTCACCATCAATACGGTCTACGATCGAACGGAACTGGTCGACCATGTGATTCACACGGTGCAAAAGAACTTGTTCGAAGGTGGTTTGCTGGTGGTCGCCGTACTGTTTATCTTCCTGGGAAATCTGCGAGCAGGCTTTATCGTCGCTTTGGCGATTCCGCTCTCGATGCTGTTCGCTTTTTCTGGAATGTTGCAGTTTGGTATCGCCGCCAGCTTGTTGAGCTTGGGCGCCATCGATTTTGGCCTGGTGGTCGACAGTTCGGTGGTGATGATCGAGAACTGCGTTCGCCATTTGTCGCACGACACGCAAGGGCGAAGTCGTCTAGAGATCATCCGTGACGCGGCGGTCGAGGTTCGCAAGCCGACCATGTATGGCGAACTGATCATCATGATCGTGTACCTGCCGATCCTGACGCTGGAAGGCGTGGAAGGCAAACTATTTCGCCCGATGGCGATGACCGTCATCATGGCTTTGGCCGGGTCGATGATGTTGTCGCTGACCTTGATGCCGGTGCTGGCCAGCTTTCTGCTGCCTCGTAACCTTACCGAAACCGAACCGCTGTTGATTCGTTGGCTCAAACGGCTCTACGTTCCCATTCTGCGCTACACGATGCACAACAAGTTTGTCGTGATTGGCGCAGCGCTCTGCATCTTCGTGGCCGTGTTTGGACTGATCGCTCCCAACCTTGGTTCTGAATTTGTCCCCCGTCTTTCGGAAGGGGCCATCACGTTGAACGTGGTCCGGCTTGCTGGAACGGACCTGGAAGAATCGATCCGCTACAACACGCGGATGGAAAAAGTGCTGCTGGAGAAATTTCCTCACGAGATCGCCCATGCTTGGAGTCGTGTGGGAACCGCCGAAGTCGCGACCGACCCGATGGGGACGGAATTGACCGACTTGTTTATCACGCTACGGCCGCGCGAACAGTGGAAACGCGCTGAATCGCAGGAAGAGCTGACGGTGCTCATCCAAGAAGAACTGCGTGATCTGCCGGGACCTCGTTTGGCCATGTCGCAACCGATCGAGATGCGGATGAACGAGATGATCTCAGGCGTCCGGTCCGACGTCGCGGCGATCCTGTATGGAGACGATCTGGATGTAATGGCCAGCAAGGCGGCGGAAATTGAGCAAGTTTTGAAAACCATCGATGGCGCCGCCGACGTCAAAGTAGAGCAGGTCACCGGCCAACCGGTGCTGCAAATCAAGATCAAGCAGGATCAGATTGCGCGGTACGGCGTGCCAGCGAGCAACATCATGAACCTCGTGCGTTCGTTGGGGAGCCATCATGTGGGAGAAGTTTACGAAGGCCAGCTCCGCTTCCCCCTGATCATTCGGCTGCCCGAAAGAGTGCGAGCCGACCCCGCCGCCATCGCCGATATTTTGGTGGCGACGTCCTCAGGACAACGCATCCCGCTCTCTCGCTTGGCGTCGATCGAACGTGTGGAAGAGCCCAACACGATCAAGCGAGAGTGGTATCAGCGGCGAATCACGATTGAGTCCAACGTCCGCGGACGGGACATGGGGAGCTTTGTCGCGGCAGCTCGTCAGGCCGTCGTTGACCAAGTCGCGCTGCCGCCCGGTCGCTACCGCGTCGAATGGGGCGGGCAGTTCGAAAATCTACAGCGCGCCCAAAAGCGGTTGATGATTGTCGTTCCGATCGCGCTGCTGATGATCTTTGCGTTGCTCTACATGACCTACCGCAACTGGATCGATTCGTTGCGCGTCTTCACCGGCGTTCCCTTCGCCTGGATCGGCGGCGTCGTCGCGCTCTGGATTCGCGACATGCCGTTCTCGATCTCGGCGGCGGTTGGCTTTATCGCGCTTTCCGGCGTCGCCGTGCTAGACGATATGTTGTTGGTTTCGACCATCCGTCAACTGCGGCGGCGCGGGCGAAACCTGGACGAAGCGGTCGAAGAAGCGGCGATGACGCGACTGCGCCCCATTCTGATGACGACGCTGGTCGCCAGCTTAGGCTTTGTACCGATGGCGTTCAGCACCGGCATGGGCGCCGAAGTGCAGCGCCCCTTAGCGACGGTCGTGATCGGCGGCGTCTGCAGCGCGATGGTCATGAGCTTGCTAGTCCTGCGCGTTCTCTACGTCGTGTTTAATCTGCCGGCCGAACAATCGAGCTCGGGCGGCGACGACGATGATGAGGGAGAGTTTGAATCGGAAGAACAGCCGATCCAGCCTGATTCTGGACAGAAGCCAGAGGTTGTGTCGGTTTAA
- a CDS encoding efflux RND transporter periplasmic adaptor subunit, protein MSPSYVDNPHPSAGGDPAKLGVAEPASTTKAAQVSHNQPPSFRRRVVGFVLGSAGPLGVLLALAGVFALGHFTDWKMPKFAALTGHAQPAVIDWCDEHSVPESICVECDDSLMAKTPDFGWCAKHGIHNCVLDHPELAQLDQTPAISPEDRKRAELALSMPVSKVNNSGCTTYLKRIQFASVEAVMQAGVDVELVERRPIEQSVSGSGEILYDPTRTASFAARAPGSVWRVEKNVGDQVEVGEVLALVEAEQVGDLKTRLIRALAERSLQDQNVKRLHIARNAVAGIRLLEADADLAKSEAEILSIAQSLENLGLSPDIESLQQVSEREAFEQLRFLGIPESLGSRLKSEVSTANLLPVRSSISGVVAERNVTQGEVVDTHHSLFRIVSADQMWLMLDIPLEDVEQVVVGQKVRFQADGSAHEVVGQVDWISTTADPQTRMVKVRAVLANPQGRLRDKTYGIGCIVLREEPNAIAIPSTSVHWEGCCRTVFIRDKNYFDSPESPKVFHVRSVRLGASHGAYAEVIAGVLPGEVIATTGSDVLRAQLLKNGLGAGCCVEE, encoded by the coding sequence ATGAGTCCATCGTACGTCGATAATCCCCATCCAAGTGCAGGCGGCGATCCGGCGAAACTCGGTGTCGCCGAGCCAGCTTCAACCACCAAGGCCGCCCAGGTCAGCCACAATCAACCGCCATCCTTCAGGCGGCGCGTGGTTGGATTTGTCTTGGGCAGCGCCGGCCCGCTTGGCGTATTGCTGGCGCTGGCCGGGGTATTCGCGTTGGGGCACTTCACCGATTGGAAAATGCCCAAATTCGCCGCGCTAACCGGTCATGCTCAACCGGCCGTGATTGATTGGTGCGACGAGCATAGCGTGCCGGAATCGATCTGCGTCGAGTGCGATGACAGCCTCATGGCCAAGACTCCGGACTTCGGCTGGTGCGCGAAGCATGGGATCCACAATTGCGTTTTGGATCATCCGGAACTTGCTCAACTCGATCAAACGCCGGCGATTTCGCCAGAGGATCGTAAGCGGGCCGAATTGGCGCTGTCGATGCCGGTGTCAAAGGTCAACAACAGCGGTTGCACTACCTATCTAAAACGAATCCAGTTCGCGTCGGTCGAAGCCGTGATGCAAGCCGGCGTCGATGTAGAATTGGTCGAGCGGCGACCGATCGAACAATCGGTTTCCGGCAGCGGAGAGATCCTCTATGATCCAACGCGCACGGCCAGCTTCGCAGCCAGAGCGCCCGGCAGCGTTTGGCGCGTGGAGAAAAATGTCGGCGATCAGGTCGAAGTGGGAGAGGTGCTCGCCCTGGTCGAAGCGGAGCAAGTTGGCGATCTCAAGACACGGCTGATCCGGGCATTAGCGGAACGATCGCTGCAGGACCAGAATGTGAAGCGACTGCACATCGCCCGCAACGCGGTGGCCGGCATTCGACTATTGGAAGCGGATGCCGACTTGGCCAAATCGGAAGCCGAGATTTTGAGCATTGCTCAATCGCTGGAGAACCTCGGGCTTTCGCCTGATATCGAGTCGCTGCAACAGGTCTCAGAACGCGAAGCGTTTGAACAGCTCCGCTTTTTAGGAATTCCCGAGTCGCTTGGCTCTCGTTTGAAATCGGAGGTCTCTACCGCCAACCTGCTGCCGGTTCGCTCTTCTATTTCCGGCGTCGTTGCTGAGCGCAACGTCACCCAGGGGGAAGTCGTTGATACGCATCATTCCCTGTTTCGCATCGTCAGCGCCGACCAGATGTGGCTGATGCTGGATATTCCGCTAGAAGATGTGGAACAAGTCGTCGTCGGACAAAAGGTCCGTTTTCAAGCCGACGGAAGTGCGCATGAGGTTGTCGGCCAAGTGGACTGGATCAGTACGACGGCCGATCCTCAAACGCGAATGGTGAAAGTTCGCGCGGTGCTGGCCAACCCCCAAGGTCGATTGCGAGATAAAACCTACGGAATCGGTTGCATCGTGTTGCGGGAAGAGCCCAACGCCATCGCGATTCCCTCCACTTCAGTCCACTGGGAAGGATGTTGCCGGACGGTCTTCATCCGCGACAAAAACTACTTCGACAGTCCCGAAAGCCCCAAGGTTTTTCACGTTCGCTCGGTGCGACTAGGAGCGTCTCATGGCGCTTACGCCGAAGTAATCGCCGGCGTACTGCCGGGCGAAGTGATTGCGACAACCGGTAGCGACGTGCTGCGAGCCCAACTGTTGAAAAACGGTTTGGGCGCCGGCTGCTGCGTGGAAGAATAA
- a CDS encoding Gfo/Idh/MocA family protein, which produces MSKKPLNIGLVGYGFMGRTHTNGYKRVADFFPDLSYTPVLKAVCGRSEEKTKAFAEQWGYESYETDWEKLIARDDIDAIDVCTPNDTHSPISIAAAKAGKMILCEKPVSRTTAEGEEMVDAVEKAGVPNTVWYNYRRLPAVSLAKQIIDSGKLGTIYHYRANFLQDWTINAELPQGGAGLWRLDAAAAGSGVTGDLLAHCIDTAIWLNGGISDVSAMTETFVKERMHQLTGKMEKVNIDDACAFMCHFANGSLGLFESTRYARGHKALYTLEINGADASLRWDLHDLNRLEMYDHADDGPQRGWKSIHVTDGDHPYMSHWWVPGLSIGYEHSFVHQVADFLKSLEEGKPCEPTFKSALETAKVCDAVLESGKTRQWINV; this is translated from the coding sequence ATGTCAAAAAAGCCTCTCAACATCGGCCTCGTCGGTTACGGCTTTATGGGCCGGACCCATACGAATGGTTATAAACGCGTCGCCGACTTTTTTCCGGACCTTAGCTACACCCCGGTCCTCAAAGCGGTCTGCGGGCGTAGTGAAGAAAAGACGAAAGCCTTTGCTGAGCAGTGGGGCTATGAGTCTTACGAGACCGACTGGGAAAAGCTGATCGCGCGGGATGATATCGATGCGATCGACGTCTGCACGCCGAACGATACGCACTCTCCGATTTCGATCGCCGCCGCCAAGGCCGGCAAGATGATCCTATGCGAGAAACCGGTCTCGCGCACGACGGCCGAAGGGGAAGAGATGGTCGACGCGGTCGAAAAGGCCGGCGTCCCTAATACCGTTTGGTACAACTATCGCCGTCTGCCGGCGGTCTCCTTGGCCAAGCAGATCATCGACAGCGGCAAGCTCGGCACGATCTATCACTATCGCGCCAACTTCCTGCAAGACTGGACGATCAATGCCGAACTTCCGCAAGGAGGCGCTGGTCTCTGGCGATTGGACGCGGCGGCGGCCGGCTCCGGCGTCACCGGAGACTTGCTGGCGCACTGCATAGACACCGCGATCTGGCTCAACGGCGGCATCAGCGACGTCAGCGCCATGACCGAGACCTTTGTCAAAGAGCGGATGCACCAGCTGACCGGCAAGATGGAAAAGGTCAACATTGATGACGCCTGTGCGTTCATGTGCCACTTCGCCAACGGCTCGCTCGGCCTGTTCGAGTCGACCCGCTATGCTCGCGGTCACAAGGCGCTTTACACGCTGGAGATCAATGGCGCCGACGCTTCGCTGCGCTGGGATTTGCACGACCTGAACCGCTTAGAGATGTACGACCACGCGGACGATGGTCCGCAGCGCGGCTGGAAGTCGATCCACGTCACCGACGGCGATCATCCTTACATGAGCCATTGGTGGGTGCCGGGCCTCAGCATCGGCTACGAACATAGCTTCGTCCACCAGGTCGCCGACTTCCTGAAATCGCTCGAAGAAGGAAAGCCGTGCGAACCGACCTTCAAGTCGGCCCTCGAAACCGCCAAAGTCTGCGACGCGGTTCTAGAAAGTGGTAAGACCCGTCAATGGATCAACGTGTAG